From the Microbacterium sp. W4I4 genome, one window contains:
- a CDS encoding HAD family hydrolase, with translation MTRRGLVGLDIDGTILLQDETLSPGVVEAVAEVRDAGFEVMLATGRSWMGTRRYVEELDLVADFVVCSNGAVVMRRDGDGWERWMVEVFDPSPVLSLLRDRLPEARYMVELGSGQRLYTAVLDDWTLDDGRQVGFDELGSQPVSRVVVVSPNHDEEDFHRLVAEAGLNEVSYAIGWTAWLDIAPLGVDKGTALERVRVELGIPGDRVFVAGDGRNDIGMFGWALAGGGRAVAMGQAPDEVKIAAGEETGVVDDGGLAVALRTLL, from the coding sequence GTGACCCGCCGCGGCCTCGTCGGCCTGGACATCGACGGCACGATCCTGCTGCAGGACGAGACGCTGAGCCCTGGCGTCGTCGAGGCCGTGGCAGAGGTGCGGGATGCCGGTTTCGAGGTGATGCTCGCGACGGGCCGAAGCTGGATGGGAACCCGCCGTTACGTCGAGGAACTCGATCTGGTCGCCGACTTCGTCGTGTGCTCGAACGGCGCGGTCGTGATGCGCCGCGATGGAGACGGCTGGGAGCGGTGGATGGTCGAGGTCTTCGACCCGTCGCCCGTGCTGTCCCTGCTGCGTGATCGACTCCCCGAGGCACGGTACATGGTGGAGCTCGGCTCCGGCCAGCGGCTGTACACGGCGGTGCTCGACGACTGGACGCTCGACGACGGTCGGCAGGTCGGCTTCGACGAGCTCGGGTCGCAGCCGGTGTCGCGCGTGGTCGTGGTCTCGCCGAACCACGACGAGGAGGACTTCCACCGCCTGGTCGCCGAGGCCGGGCTGAACGAGGTCTCCTACGCGATCGGCTGGACGGCGTGGCTCGACATCGCACCGCTGGGCGTTGACAAGGGCACCGCGCTCGAGCGGGTGCGCGTCGAACTCGGCATCCCGGGCGATCGGGTGTTCGTCGCCGGTGACGGGCGCAACGACATCGGGATGTTCGGCTGGGCGCTCGCCGGAGGCGGACGGGCCGTGGCGATGGGGCAGGCTCCCGACGAGGTCAAGATCGCCGCGGGCGAGGAGACCGGAGTCGTCGACGACGGCGGGCTCGCCGTGGCGCTGCGCACCCTGCTCTGA
- the serS gene encoding serine--tRNA ligase: MIDLALLRDEPELVRRSQIARGNAPETVDAAIESDRSRRDALNAFESLRAEQNAFGKTVAKAPKDEKAALVAQAKTLADSVKAAQQASNEAADAAASALAKIENVIIDGVPAGGEADFVELRRVGDVPTYDFTPRDHLELGEMLGAIDMERGAKVSGARFYFLKGIGARLEIALMNLALDKALQNGFTPMIVPTLVRPEIMQGTGFLGEHADEVYHLDKEDLYLVGTSEVPLAGYHKDEILDLAEGPLRYAGWSTCYRSEAGSYGKDTRGIIRVHQFNKLEMFVYTTPEDAEAEHDRLVALQEEMLTALGLSYRVIDVAAGDLGSSAARKFDIEAWVPTQGAFRELTSTSNCTTYQARRLDMRYRPSAGSGTQEGAPSKTTPVATLNGTLATTRWIVAILETHQQADGSVTVPEVLRPYLGGLDVLRPLGWTAPSEETGEAQAAE, encoded by the coding sequence ATGATCGATCTCGCCCTTCTCCGTGATGAGCCCGAGCTCGTCCGACGCTCACAGATCGCGCGCGGGAACGCGCCCGAAACCGTCGACGCGGCGATCGAGTCCGATCGATCGCGCCGCGACGCGCTGAACGCCTTCGAATCGCTGCGGGCCGAGCAGAACGCCTTCGGCAAGACTGTCGCGAAGGCGCCCAAGGACGAGAAGGCCGCGCTCGTCGCGCAGGCCAAGACTCTGGCCGACAGCGTCAAGGCAGCGCAGCAGGCGTCGAACGAGGCGGCGGATGCTGCGGCATCCGCTCTCGCGAAGATCGAGAACGTCATCATCGACGGCGTGCCGGCCGGCGGCGAGGCGGACTTCGTCGAGCTGCGCCGCGTCGGCGACGTGCCGACCTATGACTTCACTCCGCGCGATCACCTGGAGCTCGGCGAGATGCTGGGCGCCATCGACATGGAGCGCGGCGCGAAGGTGTCGGGAGCGCGGTTCTACTTCCTGAAGGGCATCGGTGCGCGTCTGGAGATCGCGCTGATGAACCTCGCACTCGACAAGGCGCTGCAGAACGGCTTCACGCCGATGATCGTGCCGACCCTCGTGCGGCCCGAGATCATGCAGGGCACCGGGTTCCTCGGCGAGCACGCCGACGAGGTCTACCACCTCGACAAGGAGGACCTGTACCTGGTCGGCACCAGCGAGGTTCCTCTCGCCGGCTACCACAAGGACGAGATCCTCGACCTGGCCGAGGGGCCGCTGCGCTACGCGGGATGGTCGACCTGCTACCGCAGCGAGGCGGGCTCGTACGGCAAGGACACCCGCGGCATCATCCGCGTGCACCAGTTCAACAAGCTCGAGATGTTCGTCTACACGACCCCCGAGGACGCCGAGGCGGAACACGATCGTCTCGTCGCCCTGCAGGAGGAGATGCTGACCGCGCTGGGGCTGTCGTACCGCGTGATCGACGTCGCCGCAGGCGACCTCGGCTCCAGCGCCGCCCGCAAGTTCGACATCGAGGCGTGGGTGCCCACTCAGGGCGCGTTCCGCGAGCTGACCTCGACCTCGAACTGCACCACCTACCAGGCGCGCCGGCTGGACATGCGCTACCGCCCTTCGGCCGGCTCAGGGACCCAGGAGGGCGCCCCGAGCAAGACGACGCCGGTCGCGACGCTGAATGGCACCCTCGCCACCACCCGCTGGATCGTGGCCATCCTCGAGACGCACCAGCAGGCCGACGGATCCGTCACGGTTCCCGAGGTGCTGCGGCCGTATCTCGGCGGTCTGGACGTGCTGCGGCCGCTGGGCTGGACCGCCCCGTCGGAGGAGACCGGCGAAGCACAGGCAGCGGAGTGA
- a CDS encoding diacylglycerol kinase family protein has product MSASGTQHAHAALVLNPVKVDAERLRSILRTLSKKHGWAPPRFYETSIEDPGQEITRTALADGASAVLAAGGDGTVRSVSEAMAGTGIPFAIVPGGTGNLFARNLGLPLLNPGKVMEAVFLGFTHPVDIGWAMLTREDGSQSEHGFVVLAGMGLDADMIANTRPDLKKSVGWMAYLDGAARSLPGAKPFRVVYQLDDGRLHSTKVHSMLFANCGILPAGIALMPDASLDDGMMDIAVIQPTGPLGWMGIWRKIWWDNSVLRRTRAGRRVLERRGRNASIRYLRGGSAEAAMVAPTSIELDGDELGTAVRMLCRIQQGGLTLALPAGHDVSRF; this is encoded by the coding sequence ATGTCGGCATCCGGGACGCAGCACGCGCACGCGGCGCTCGTGCTCAACCCGGTCAAGGTCGACGCGGAGCGGCTGCGTTCGATCCTGCGGACCCTGTCGAAGAAGCACGGGTGGGCTCCGCCGCGGTTCTACGAGACCAGCATCGAGGACCCCGGCCAGGAGATCACGCGCACCGCCCTCGCCGACGGAGCCTCCGCCGTGCTCGCGGCCGGCGGCGATGGAACCGTGCGCTCGGTGTCCGAGGCGATGGCCGGCACCGGCATCCCGTTCGCCATCGTCCCCGGCGGCACGGGCAACCTCTTCGCCCGCAACCTCGGGCTTCCGCTGCTGAATCCGGGGAAGGTCATGGAGGCCGTGTTCCTCGGCTTCACGCACCCCGTGGACATCGGCTGGGCGATGCTGACCCGCGAGGACGGATCACAGAGCGAGCACGGCTTCGTGGTGCTCGCCGGGATGGGCCTGGACGCGGACATGATCGCCAACACCCGCCCCGATCTGAAGAAGTCCGTGGGCTGGATGGCGTATCTGGACGGCGCCGCGCGCTCGCTGCCCGGCGCGAAGCCGTTCCGGGTCGTCTACCAGCTCGACGACGGCCGGCTGCACTCCACCAAGGTGCACAGCATGCTGTTCGCCAACTGCGGCATCCTGCCGGCGGGAATCGCCCTGATGCCCGATGCGTCGCTGGATGACGGGATGATGGACATCGCGGTCATCCAGCCGACCGGGCCGCTCGGCTGGATGGGCATCTGGCGCAAGATCTGGTGGGACAACTCGGTGCTGCGGCGCACGCGAGCCGGGCGGCGGGTGCTCGAACGACGCGGCCGGAACGCATCGATCCGCTATCTGCGCGGAGGAAGCGCCGAGGCGGCGATGGTCGCGCCGACCTCGATCGAGCTCGACGGCGATGAACTCGGCACGGCGGTGCGGATGCTGTGCCGCATCCAGCAGGGCGGGCTGACCCTCGCGCTGCCCGCCGGCCACGACGTCTCGCGCTTCTGA
- the cls gene encoding cardiolipin synthase produces the protein MFNVDNWPWWLVLVYVVIDISLRIFAVIVVPRNRRPTSAMAWLLAIFIIPIVGILIFLLIGNPKLPRARRRKQDQINAYIAKTAQGLYLGSLRPNPPRWFPPLVKMNDALGAPPQSGDNDAHLISDYQESLDAMAEAIRGAQDYAHIEFYILQSDTSTENFFRAMEETAARGIPVRVLLDYWANRWKPKYRETVRRLDAMGADWHLMLPVQPFKGRIQRPDLRNHRKLLVVDGRVGFLGSQNITDSSYNLPKNIRQGLHWVDLMVRVNGPVVASLNAIFLSDYYAETDRVPESVDITRVEFGDGDLDCQIVPSGPGFEAENNLRLFLGLLYAAKKRIMIVSPYFVPDEALLLAVTAAVDRGVEVELFVSEQGDQAMVYHAQRSYYEVLLRAGVRIWFYPKPYILHTKSLTIDDEVAVIGSSNMDMRSFGLNMEVSMLVRGEEFVTEMRIVEDEYRSLSRELTLAEWEKQPLRSNILDNLARLTSALQ, from the coding sequence ATGTTCAACGTCGACAACTGGCCCTGGTGGCTGGTGCTGGTCTATGTCGTCATCGACATCAGCCTGAGGATCTTCGCCGTCATCGTGGTGCCGCGAAACCGCCGCCCCACCTCGGCGATGGCCTGGCTGCTCGCGATCTTCATCATCCCGATCGTCGGAATCCTGATCTTCCTGCTGATCGGAAATCCCAAGCTGCCCCGCGCTCGCCGCCGCAAACAGGACCAGATCAACGCGTACATCGCGAAGACGGCGCAGGGCCTGTACCTGGGCTCGCTGCGGCCGAACCCGCCGCGCTGGTTCCCTCCGCTGGTGAAGATGAACGACGCGCTGGGCGCCCCGCCGCAGTCCGGCGACAACGACGCTCACCTCATCAGCGACTACCAGGAATCCCTGGATGCCATGGCCGAGGCCATCCGCGGCGCCCAGGACTACGCGCACATCGAGTTCTACATCCTGCAGTCCGACACGTCCACCGAGAACTTCTTCCGGGCGATGGAGGAGACCGCTGCGCGCGGCATCCCGGTGCGCGTGCTGCTGGACTACTGGGCGAATCGCTGGAAGCCGAAGTACCGCGAGACCGTGCGGCGCCTCGATGCGATGGGGGCCGACTGGCATCTCATGCTGCCCGTGCAGCCATTCAAGGGCCGCATCCAACGACCCGACCTGCGCAACCACCGCAAACTGCTCGTCGTCGACGGCCGTGTGGGGTTCCTCGGCTCGCAGAACATCACAGACTCCTCGTACAACCTGCCCAAGAACATCCGTCAGGGTCTGCACTGGGTCGACCTGATGGTGCGGGTGAACGGCCCCGTCGTCGCGAGCCTGAACGCGATTTTCCTCTCTGATTATTACGCCGAGACCGACCGGGTCCCGGAGAGCGTCGACATCACGCGCGTCGAGTTCGGCGACGGCGACCTGGACTGCCAGATCGTGCCCTCGGGCCCGGGATTCGAAGCCGAGAACAACCTGCGTCTGTTCTTGGGACTGCTGTATGCGGCCAAGAAGCGGATCATGATCGTCAGTCCGTACTTCGTGCCGGACGAGGCGCTGCTGCTGGCCGTGACGGCGGCGGTGGATCGGGGCGTCGAGGTGGAGCTGTTCGTCTCGGAGCAGGGTGACCAGGCCATGGTCTATCACGCGCAGCGCAGCTATTACGAGGTGCTGCTGCGCGCCGGCGTGCGCATCTGGTTCTATCCCAAGCCTTACATCCTGCACACCAAGAGCCTCACGATCGACGACGAGGTCGCCGTCATCGGCTCGAGCAACATGGACATGCGCTCCTTCGGTCTGAACATGGAGGTGTCGATGCTCGTGCGCGGTGAGGAGTTCGTCACCGAGATGCGCATCGTCGAGGACGAGTACCGCTCGCTCAGCCGTGAGCTCACGCTGGCGGAGTGGGAGAAGCAGCCGCTGCGCTCCAACATCCTCGACAACCTCGCGCGGCTCACCTCTGCCCTGCAGTGA
- a CDS encoding DUF4192 domain-containing protein, protein MNTIIRTTEPAELLGIVPALAGFTPRQSIVMLPFHGTRASGAMRIDLPDPQTDADDFAEVALRALLQVSGVDGVAAVVYTDEAPQSVPDGILLPRLTLIEALLDVAADAGLRIVDALCVTAQGWGDYLDEDPVVRSLEEIPDTPDIAGIGDVSGDQESGAELPAGDLVDRERVGRALHEIDDLLERHRLGSGRITATDSPFALSVACMLLDDLPAFAEELLDAPSGDDPYDCAALLWCLNRPVLRDAILVQWATDLAFGERALDAQLEFSASGGGIPDAVGEIFLGRGPRPDADRLGCALQVVRAAASRAPRHAQVGALTAAGWLAWALGRSSHAGKYIDRALEIDPKHSMASLISTMLSAALLPEWALQRG, encoded by the coding sequence ATGAACACGATCATCCGCACCACAGAACCCGCCGAGCTTCTCGGCATCGTCCCGGCCCTGGCCGGCTTCACTCCTCGGCAGAGCATCGTCATGCTGCCGTTTCACGGCACGCGCGCCTCCGGTGCAATGCGCATCGACCTGCCCGATCCGCAGACCGATGCCGACGACTTCGCCGAGGTCGCCCTGCGCGCTCTGCTGCAGGTCAGCGGCGTCGACGGGGTCGCCGCCGTCGTCTACACCGACGAGGCGCCGCAGTCCGTCCCCGACGGCATCCTGCTGCCCCGACTCACCCTGATCGAGGCGCTGCTGGACGTCGCCGCCGATGCCGGGCTGCGCATCGTCGACGCGCTGTGCGTGACCGCCCAAGGCTGGGGCGACTATCTCGACGAGGACCCGGTCGTGCGAAGTCTGGAGGAGATCCCGGATACCCCGGACATCGCGGGGATCGGCGACGTCAGCGGCGATCAGGAGTCCGGCGCCGAACTGCCGGCCGGCGACCTCGTCGACCGCGAGCGGGTCGGACGCGCCCTGCACGAGATCGATGACCTGCTCGAGCGGCATCGCCTGGGCAGCGGCCGGATAACCGCCACGGACAGCCCGTTCGCCCTGTCCGTGGCTTGCATGCTGCTCGATGACCTGCCGGCCTTCGCGGAGGAGCTGCTCGACGCGCCGAGCGGCGACGACCCCTATGACTGCGCGGCCCTGCTGTGGTGTCTGAACCGGCCGGTGCTGCGCGACGCGATCCTGGTGCAGTGGGCGACCGATCTGGCGTTCGGCGAACGCGCTCTGGACGCGCAGCTCGAGTTCTCCGCATCGGGCGGGGGAATCCCGGATGCCGTCGGCGAGATCTTCCTGGGGCGGGGCCCGCGCCCCGACGCCGACCGGCTCGGCTGCGCGCTGCAGGTGGTGCGCGCCGCGGCATCCCGAGCACCCCGGCACGCGCAGGTCGGCGCGCTCACCGCCGCAGGATGGCTCGCGTGGGCTCTGGGACGCTCGTCGCACGCCGGGAAGTACATCGACCGGGCGCTCGAGATCGATCCGAAGCACAGCATGGCATCGCTGATCTCGACGATGCTGTCCGCCGCGCTCCTTCCGGAGTGGGCGCTGCAGCGCGGGTGA
- the lysS gene encoding lysine--tRNA ligase — MTDASAPIPSSDPAGQEEEDVFEQKAVRLAKREKLIANRTDAGGGAFPVGVPVTHTIPALRAQYGELEAGAETGEMVGIAGRVVFSRNTGKLCFATLQAGDGSRIQAMVSLANVGEESLAGWKELVDLGDHVFVHGEVISSRRGELSVMADSWQIASKAILPLPNAYSELNEETRVRSRFLDLIVRDQARTTVRARAAVNASLRATFTGHEYLEVETPMLQVQHGGASARPFITHSNAFDTELYLRIAPELYLKRAVVGGIERVYEINRNFRNEGADSTHSPEFAMLEAYQAYGDYDQMARLTQELVQNAAIAVAGSTTVTWADGTEYDLGGEWDRVSMYESLSAASGRTVTPDDAVEDLIAFAETNGVDVPPHATHGKLVEELWEHFVKGDLVRPTFVMDFPVDTSPLVREHRSIAGVVEKWDLYIRGFELATGYSELVDPVIQRERFVEQAKLAAGGDLEAMRVDEEFLRALEHGMPPSGGMGMGIDRLLMAITGLGIRETILFPLVK, encoded by the coding sequence ATGACTGACGCGTCTGCGCCGATCCCCTCGTCCGACCCTGCCGGCCAGGAGGAGGAGGACGTCTTCGAGCAGAAGGCCGTGCGTCTCGCGAAGCGGGAGAAGCTGATCGCGAACCGGACGGATGCCGGTGGCGGCGCCTTCCCGGTGGGCGTGCCCGTCACGCACACGATACCCGCGCTGCGCGCGCAGTACGGCGAGCTCGAGGCCGGAGCCGAGACCGGCGAGATGGTCGGCATCGCCGGCCGGGTCGTGTTCAGCCGCAACACCGGCAAGCTCTGTTTCGCCACGCTGCAGGCCGGCGACGGGTCGCGCATCCAGGCGATGGTCTCGCTGGCCAACGTCGGCGAGGAGTCGCTGGCGGGCTGGAAGGAGCTCGTCGACCTGGGCGACCACGTCTTCGTGCACGGCGAGGTCATCTCCAGCCGCCGCGGTGAGCTGTCTGTCATGGCCGATTCTTGGCAGATCGCCTCGAAGGCGATCCTGCCGCTGCCGAACGCGTACTCGGAGCTGAACGAGGAGACGCGCGTGCGGAGCCGCTTCCTCGACCTGATCGTGCGCGATCAGGCCCGCACCACCGTGCGCGCCCGCGCCGCCGTGAACGCCAGCCTGCGCGCCACGTTCACCGGCCACGAGTACCTCGAGGTCGAGACGCCGATGCTGCAGGTGCAGCACGGCGGAGCATCCGCACGTCCCTTCATCACCCACTCGAACGCGTTCGACACGGAGCTGTACCTGCGCATCGCGCCGGAGCTGTACCTGAAGCGCGCGGTCGTGGGCGGCATCGAGCGCGTCTACGAGATCAACCGCAACTTCCGCAACGAGGGCGCCGATTCCACGCACTCGCCCGAGTTCGCGATGCTCGAGGCCTACCAGGCGTACGGCGACTACGACCAGATGGCCCGGCTCACCCAGGAGCTCGTGCAGAACGCCGCGATCGCCGTCGCCGGCTCCACCACGGTCACCTGGGCCGACGGAACCGAGTACGACCTCGGTGGCGAGTGGGACCGCGTCTCGATGTACGAGTCGCTGTCGGCGGCGTCCGGACGCACGGTCACCCCGGACGACGCGGTGGAGGATCTCATCGCGTTCGCCGAGACCAACGGCGTGGATGTCCCCCCGCACGCCACCCACGGCAAGCTCGTCGAGGAGCTTTGGGAGCACTTCGTGAAGGGCGACCTCGTGCGCCCCACCTTCGTGATGGACTTCCCCGTCGACACGTCGCCGCTCGTGCGCGAGCACCGCTCGATCGCCGGCGTCGTGGAGAAATGGGATCTGTACATCCGCGGCTTCGAGCTGGCCACCGGCTACTCCGAGCTGGTCGACCCGGTCATCCAGCGCGAGCGCTTCGTCGAACAGGCGAAGCTCGCCGCCGGTGGTGACCTGGAGGCCATGCGCGTGGACGAGGAGTTCCTGCGGGCCCTCGAGCACGGCATGCCGCCGTCCGGGGGCATGGGTATGGGCATCGACCGTCTGCTGATGGCCATCACCGGCCTCGGCATCCGCGAGACCATCCTGTTCCCGCTGGTCAAGTAG
- a CDS encoding DUF2520 domain-containing protein: MTRSGRLGVGIIGAGRVGPVIGAALAGAGHAITGITSGSDDDRSAAVLPGAVVLDALEIVRRSELVVIAVPHDELPGLVAGIAEAGGWQMGQLVLHTDPGHGIDVLRPAAEQGAIPLAVHPAISFSGTTMDLRQLQAAYAGVTAPAAVLPIAQALAVEMGCEPVVIAEQDRAAYGEAIATASEFSRAIVGQATSLLRGVGVDNPGGYLSALVQSTVEQALREASGPLDPPIAL; this comes from the coding sequence ATGACTCGAAGTGGCCGACTGGGCGTCGGCATCATCGGCGCCGGACGGGTCGGACCGGTCATCGGTGCCGCGCTCGCCGGAGCGGGGCACGCCATCACCGGCATCACCTCGGGCTCGGACGACGACCGTTCCGCGGCGGTGCTGCCCGGGGCGGTCGTGCTCGACGCGCTGGAGATCGTGCGCCGCAGTGAACTGGTGGTGATCGCCGTGCCGCACGACGAGCTGCCGGGGCTCGTCGCCGGCATCGCCGAGGCCGGCGGATGGCAGATGGGGCAGCTCGTGCTGCACACCGACCCGGGACACGGCATCGACGTGCTGCGCCCGGCCGCCGAACAGGGCGCGATCCCGCTGGCCGTGCACCCGGCGATCTCGTTCAGCGGCACGACCATGGATCTGCGTCAGCTGCAGGCGGCGTACGCCGGGGTCACGGCGCCCGCCGCCGTGCTGCCGATCGCTCAGGCACTGGCCGTGGAGATGGGCTGCGAGCCGGTCGTCATCGCCGAGCAGGACCGGGCAGCCTACGGGGAGGCCATCGCCACGGCATCCGAGTTCTCCCGTGCCATCGTCGGCCAGGCCACCTCGCTGCTGCGCGGCGTCGGCGTGGACAACCCCGGCGGATACCTCTCCGCGCTGGTGCAGTCCACCGTCGAGCAGGCCCTGCGCGAAGCATCCGGACCGCTGGATCCGCCGATCGCCCTCTGA
- a CDS encoding serine hydrolase, with protein sequence MNIALPALDFRATWSIRIVDAADGSVLAEHDPDVVCQTASVGKVFLLIEVARRLVDGSLSPDQRVEVPDEYRVEDSGLLYRMRNQTISVYDAALLVGAFSDNLATNALIHLCGLESVRAVAPELGYADTSLLDYIRNERLAGMPWTPSYGTGAELSDLMRRLGAREVISPEVSDLVLTWLAANADTSLVADSLLLDSLAHVEAEYQGMVLRHKTGSTSFSRIDVGYLSGPEATVAYAVAANWPGLGIDLRAPVLAAMHTIGEHLRRHVTGRDLDGV encoded by the coding sequence ATGAACATCGCGCTTCCCGCTCTCGACTTCCGCGCGACCTGGTCGATCCGGATCGTGGATGCTGCGGACGGATCCGTTCTGGCCGAGCACGATCCCGACGTCGTGTGCCAGACGGCGAGTGTCGGCAAGGTGTTCCTTCTGATCGAGGTCGCCCGGCGCCTCGTCGACGGCAGCCTGTCGCCGGATCAACGGGTCGAGGTTCCCGACGAGTATCGCGTCGAGGACTCCGGTCTGCTGTACCGCATGCGCAACCAGACCATCTCGGTGTACGACGCTGCACTCCTGGTCGGCGCGTTCAGCGACAACCTCGCGACGAACGCGCTGATCCACCTGTGCGGACTGGAGTCCGTGCGCGCTGTCGCGCCGGAACTCGGGTACGCCGACACCTCGCTGCTGGACTACATCCGCAATGAGCGGCTTGCCGGGATGCCGTGGACGCCGTCGTATGGAACGGGCGCCGAGTTGTCGGATCTCATGCGACGGCTGGGCGCGCGCGAGGTGATCTCACCGGAGGTCAGCGACCTGGTGCTCACGTGGCTGGCGGCGAACGCCGACACCTCGTTGGTCGCCGACTCGCTGCTGCTCGACTCGCTCGCGCACGTCGAGGCGGAGTACCAAGGCATGGTGCTGCGCCACAAGACGGGCAGCACCTCCTTCTCGCGCATCGACGTGGGGTACCTTTCAGGTCCGGAGGCGACGGTCGCCTATGCGGTGGCGGCGAACTGGCCCGGTCTCGGCATCGACCTGCGTGCACCCGTGCTGGCAGCCATGCACACGATCGGCGAGCACCTGCGACGGCATGTGACCGGTCGTGATCTGGACGGCGTCTGA
- a CDS encoding LD-carboxypeptidase, translating to MSVAAVHVERDAYLATAPLQAGDVVHLVSPSGLGNAESLERAVGYYRQWDLDVRVAEHVLDPHPRAKYLAGPDADRREDLVRAWLDPDTAAVVCLRGGFGAMRLLDGIDWDAMSAQSTRRDGRPKLLTGSSDVTALHEAFRVHLDVPTLFCPMPGNDVFRDSETIRTDVHRWLFEPWAGRSIVGPSTEVLVPGRATGRFTGGNLSLLAGGLGAPEAADDPGGILFLEDIDEEIYRLDGFMLQLMRSGRIPAASAIVLGSWHKCGELDQVRELMREYLADLGVPVLWEQGFGHDPNALSIPLNVDGVLESEAGDGIRLTIGGAQS from the coding sequence ATGAGCGTCGCCGCCGTTCACGTCGAGCGCGACGCCTACCTCGCCACGGCACCGCTCCAGGCGGGTGACGTGGTGCACCTGGTGTCGCCGTCGGGGCTCGGGAACGCGGAGAGCCTGGAGCGCGCTGTCGGCTACTACCGGCAGTGGGACCTCGATGTCAGAGTGGCCGAGCATGTGCTCGACCCCCATCCGAGGGCGAAGTACCTCGCGGGGCCGGATGCCGACCGCCGCGAGGACCTCGTGCGCGCCTGGCTCGACCCCGACACGGCCGCTGTCGTATGCCTGCGCGGCGGTTTCGGCGCGATGCGACTGCTCGACGGCATCGACTGGGATGCCATGAGCGCGCAGTCCACGCGCCGCGACGGGCGTCCGAAGCTGCTGACCGGATCGTCCGACGTCACCGCGCTGCACGAGGCATTCCGGGTGCACCTCGATGTGCCGACCCTGTTCTGCCCGATGCCGGGCAACGACGTCTTCCGCGATTCCGAGACGATCCGCACCGACGTGCACCGCTGGCTCTTCGAGCCGTGGGCGGGTCGGAGCATCGTCGGTCCGAGCACCGAAGTGCTCGTGCCAGGTCGTGCGACAGGCCGCTTCACCGGTGGCAACCTGAGCCTGCTCGCCGGGGGACTCGGTGCGCCGGAAGCAGCGGATGACCCAGGCGGCATCCTCTTCCTCGAAGACATCGATGAGGAGATCTACCGGCTGGACGGCTTCATGTTGCAGCTGATGCGCTCAGGGCGGATTCCCGCCGCATCCGCGATCGTCCTCGGATCCTGGCACAAGTGCGGAGAACTCGATCAAGTGCGTGAACTCATGCGCGAGTACCTCGCCGATCTCGGCGTGCCGGTGCTGTGGGAGCAGGGCTTCGGGCACGACCCGAACGCCCTCAGCATCCCGCTGAACGTGGACGGCGTGCTCGAATCGGAGGCCGGTGACGGCATCCGCCTCACGATCGGAGGAGCACAATCATGA